The sequence CATCTAGAGTGACAATTAAAAATGAAAGCAAAAGTATATGTCGAAACCTCGGTAATTAGTTATCTAACATCTCGTCAGAGCCGTGATATTATTATTTTGGGACATCAACAAATGACTAAAGAATGGTGGCAAAATCATCGATTAATATTTGATTTAGTAGCTTCACAGCTAGTTATCCAAGAGGCTACTGCTGGAGATTATATGGCAGCCGAACAAAGACTCAAAATTCTAGAAAAAATAGAATTGTTAAAAATTACGGAGGAGGCAATAAGTTTAGCTCAAACTTTTCTTGATCGTAAAATTATACCACAGAAAGCGGCTGAGGATGCTTTA comes from Gloeocapsa sp. PCC 73106 and encodes:
- a CDS encoding type II toxin-antitoxin system VapC family toxin, giving the protein MKAKVYVETSVISYLTSRQSRDIIILGHQQMTKEWWQNHRLIFDLVASQLVIQEATAGDYMAAEQRLKILEKIELLKITEEAISLAQTFLDRKIIPQKAAEDALHIAIAVTNGIDYLLTWNCKHIANAIIRREVERICRLQGYDSVTICTPEELIEREN